The DNA window TCCAGCACCTGCTGGCCGTGCTCGGAGTGCAGCACCTCGGGGTGGTACTGGACGCCGTACAGCCTGCGCTCGTCGCACTCGAAGGCGGCGACCGGGGCGCCGTCGGTGTCGGCGGTGACCGTGAACCCCTCGGGGGCCTCGGAGACCGAGTCGCCGTGCGACATCCAGACCGAGGGGCCGCCGGGGACGCCCTCGAAGAGGGTGGAGCCGGGCTGCGAGACCCGCATCGGGGTGCGGCCGTACTCGCGGAGCCCGGTGTGGGCGACGGTGCCGCCCATGGCCAGGGCCATCGCCTGGAAGCCGTAGCAGATGCCGAAGACCGGCACCCCGGCCTCGAACAGCTCCCGCTCCACCGCGGGGGCGCCGTCCGCGTAGACGGACGAGGGGCCGCCGGAGAGGATGATCGCCTTGGGGTTCTTGGCCAGCATCTCCGCCACCGGCATGCTGTGCGGGACGATCTCGCTGTAGACACGGGCCTCGCGGACCCGCCGAGCGATGAGCTGGGCGTACTGTGCGCCGAAGTCCACGACCAGGACGGTGTCGGTCGGCGGCTCGGTCTGTACGGGGGTCGCTGATGCCACGTGCGGCCTTCCGGCGGGTCTGCGGGGTTGGACCTCCAGTCTACCGGCCGGGCGCCCGCAGCCTGCCGGGGCAGGCTGCGGGTGGCATCCGCCCTGGTCAGACGCGGCCTCGGCAGAGTTCCAGCAGCAGCTTGGCGACCTCGGTGCCGGGTCGGCCCAGCTCCGCGCGGAAGCGTTCCAGGATCTCCATCTCGCGGGCCAGTGCCAGCCGGGGGCCGCCGGTGGCGGTCCGGGCCGCCTGCACCTCGGCGGAGGCGGCCATGCGCTGCTTGACCAGTTCGATGATCCGGGCGTCGAGGTCGTCGATCCGGGCCCGGGCGCTCGCGATGGCGGCGGCTGCCTCGGCGGGGTCCATGGCAGGGGCATGGGCGGGTGCGGGGGCAGGGACGGAAGCGGGGGCGGTGGTGGTGGAGCTCATGGTGTCGTCCTCATTCCTCGGGGCGGGGTGCCCCTCGGCCGACCTCGGCCCCGACGGACGACAGGCGCCCCGGGCCTTG is part of the Peterkaempfera bronchialis genome and encodes:
- a CDS encoding chorismate mutase, which produces MSSTTTAPASVPAPAPAHAPAMDPAEAAAAIASARARIDDLDARIIELVKQRMAASAEVQAARTATGGPRLALAREMEILERFRAELGRPGTEVAKLLLELCRGRV